A window of Sulfurospirillum tamanense contains these coding sequences:
- a CDS encoding GGDEF domain-containing protein, translating to MRTLTVKFFITLFLLTLCAQEGFAKTTPERIDLGHGAWEYRWGDSPFEEGVPVWTKGQERASWQAIAFPSNPPDRHGQTNVWYRIPLPQALPYDPTLYIFSIDLIAEFYLDGQKIYQYGTFDATGKGKFIGWPWHMISLPKDAGGKQLYVRVYSDYPDIGLWGEAVIASKSSHILNMFRGDFFRISIGSVALFVGVLFLAGCVLRFSNLETFLLSSLFLTQGLDLMLSAKSIQFFFQYPLLERYLMSFNYFFFPVGMAAFLERIAGVGPFGLVRRIWQAHLAFLVVAIGGALAGLFNLSSTYPAFDYMYYFFSLPILTLWAIRAALREPQEMRVVATGLLVVSGYWAYSSLVSWGIIAWTEPEQHLVMFVCLCLFGYVVIRRLLHVEDLKKANAQLSLANAQLNHMQQNLKRLAMTDHLTGVFNRKKLDEMLRYERLRAERDNGIFGVILLDIDDFKKVNDTFGHQVGDEVLIKFGKLLQSSVRAVDTVGRWGGEEFLIICPQTDAEGLEHLAQSLCRQVGETFFAEAGHQTASFGLAIFQKEETVDNLIMRADKALYVAKSEGKNKVVLL from the coding sequence ATGCGCACTTTAACTGTAAAATTTTTTATAACTCTTTTTTTATTAACCCTGTGTGCGCAAGAAGGGTTTGCTAAAACAACACCAGAGCGCATTGATCTTGGGCATGGGGCTTGGGAATACCGCTGGGGCGATTCTCCCTTTGAAGAGGGGGTGCCTGTGTGGACAAAAGGGCAAGAAAGAGCCTCGTGGCAAGCCATCGCTTTTCCGAGCAATCCGCCCGATCGCCATGGCCAGACCAACGTATGGTACCGCATTCCTTTGCCTCAGGCCCTCCCTTATGATCCCACACTTTATATCTTTAGTATTGATTTGATTGCAGAATTTTACCTCGATGGGCAAAAAATTTATCAGTATGGCACCTTTGACGCCACAGGCAAGGGTAAATTTATCGGTTGGCCGTGGCACATGATTAGTTTACCCAAGGATGCAGGTGGCAAGCAGTTGTATGTGCGAGTCTACTCGGATTACCCAGACATTGGGCTTTGGGGCGAGGCGGTGATTGCAAGCAAGTCTAGCCATATTCTTAACATGTTTAGAGGTGATTTTTTTCGTATTAGTATTGGCTCGGTGGCACTGTTTGTGGGGGTTTTGTTTTTGGCGGGCTGTGTGTTGCGGTTTAGTAATCTTGAAACCTTCTTGCTGAGTTCTTTGTTTTTGACCCAAGGGCTGGATTTGATGCTTTCTGCTAAAAGCATTCAGTTTTTCTTCCAATACCCTTTGCTTGAGCGCTACCTTATGAGTTTTAACTATTTTTTCTTTCCTGTGGGGATGGCGGCATTTTTGGAGCGCATTGCAGGGGTGGGTCCCTTTGGACTTGTGCGACGCATTTGGCAGGCGCATTTAGCCTTCCTTGTGGTGGCTATTGGTGGCGCACTTGCGGGGCTTTTCAATCTCTCTTCTACTTACCCCGCATTCGATTACATGTATTACTTTTTTAGTTTACCTATTTTGACGCTTTGGGCCATTAGGGCGGCCCTAAGAGAGCCCCAAGAGATGCGTGTTGTTGCCACTGGATTGTTGGTTGTCTCGGGGTATTGGGCGTACAGTTCCCTTGTTTCGTGGGGGATTATCGCATGGACGGAGCCCGAACAGCATCTTGTGATGTTTGTCTGTTTGTGTCTGTTTGGGTATGTGGTGATTCGACGATTGTTACATGTAGAGGATTTAAAAAAGGCCAATGCACAACTTAGCCTTGCCAATGCACAACTTAATCACATGCAGCAAAACCTAAAACGCCTCGCCATGACAGACCATCTCACAGGGGTGTTTAATCGAAAAAAACTTGATGAAATGCTTCGCTATGAGCGTTTGCGTGCAGAGCGTGACAATGGGATTTTTGGAGTGATTTTGCTAGATATTGATGATTTTAAAAAGGTTAACGATACCTTTGGACACCAAGTGGGAGATGAGGTGCTTATCAAATTTGGAAAATTACTTCAATCTTCGGTGCGCGCTGTAGATACGGTGGGGCGCTGGGGTGGAGAGGAGTTTTTGATTATTTGCCCTCAAACCGATGCCGAGGGCCTAGAGCACTTAGCACAATCTTTGTGTCGGCAGGTTGGTGAAACATTTTTTGCAGAGGCAGGGCACCAAACAGCCAGTTTCGGGTTGGCTATTTTTCAAAAAGAAGAGACCGTAGATAACCTCATCATGCGCGCAGATAAGGCGCTGTACGTGGCAAAATCAGAGGGAAAAAATAAAGTGGTTTTATTGTGA